In Gossypium arboreum isolate Shixiya-1 chromosome 5, ASM2569848v2, whole genome shotgun sequence, a single genomic region encodes these proteins:
- the LOC108451801 gene encoding CBL-interacting protein kinase 32-like, with amino-acid sequence MSQPKIKRRVGKYEMGRTIGEGTFAKVKFARNTETGEPVALKILDKEKVLKHKMAEQIKREIATMKLIKHPNVVRLYEVMGSKTKIFIVLEYVTGGELFDKIVNNGRMREDEARRYFHQLINAVDYCHSRGVYHRDLKPENLLLDAYGNLKVSDFGLSALSKQVRDDGLLHTTCGTPNYVAPEVLDDGGYDGATADLWSCGVILFVLLAGYLPFDDSNLMNLYKKISAAEFTCPPWLSFSAMKLITQILDPNPMTRITIPEILKDEWFKKGYKPPVFEEKDDTNLDDVEAVFKDYEEHHVTEQREEQPTAMNAFELISMSKGLNLGNLFDAEEGFKRETRFTSKCPANEIIHKIEEAAKPLGFDVHKKNYKMRLQNLKAGRKGNLNVATEIFQVAPSLHMVEVRKAKGDTLEFNTFYKSLSTCLEDVVWKTEEDMKEVHV; translated from the exons ATGAGTCAACCTAAAATTAAGCGGCGCGTGGGTAAATATGAGATGGGAAGGACAATTGGGGAAGGAACATTTGCTAAAGTGAAGTTTGCAAGAAATACAGAGACTGGAGAACCTGTGGCACTTAAGATCCTTGATAAAGAGAAGGTTCTCAAGCACAAGATGGCTGAACAG ATCAAGAGGGAAATAGCAACAATGAAGTTGATAAAGCATCCAAATGTTGTCCGTTTATACGAG GTAATGGGCAGCAAGACAAAGATATTTATTGTTTTGGAGTATGTCACCGGGGGAGAGCTCTTTGACAAAATT GTAAACAACGGAAGGATGAGAGAAGATGAGGCACGAAGATATTTCCACCAGCTCATTAATGCTGTTGATTACTGCCATAGCAGAGGCGTCTACCATAGGGATCTTAAG CCTGAAAATTTGCTGTTGGATGCATATGGTAACCTCAAAGTTTCTGACTTTGGGTTGAGTGCACTATCTAAGCAAGTCAGG GATGATGGTCTCCTTCACACTACCTGTGGAACACCAAATTACGTTGCTCCTGAG GTCCTTGATGATGGAGGTTATGATGGAGCTACTGCGGACCTGTGGTCGTGTGGAGTGATACTCTTTGTGTTGCTTGCAGGTTACTTGCCTTTCGATGATTCTAATCTTATGAACCTGTACAAAAAG ATTTCAGCAGCTGAATTCACTTGCCCCCCTTGGTTATCTTTTAGTGCAATGAAATTGATAACTCAAATCCTGGATCCAAACCCGATGACT CGCATTACTATTCCTGAAATTTTGAAAGATGAATGGTTTAAAAAGGGTTACAAGCCTCCTGTGTTTGAGGAGAAAGACGATACAAATTTAGACGATGTAGAAGCTGTTTTTAAAGATTATGAA GAGCACCATGTAACAGAACAGAGAGAAGAACAACCAACAGCTATGAACGCTTTCGAGTTAATTTCTATGTCAAAAGGGTTAAACCTTGGGAACCTGTTCGATGCAGAAGAG GGATTTAAGAGAGAAACAAGGTTTACATCTAAATGTCCTGCTAATGAGATCATCCATAAGATCGAAGAAGCTGCAAAGCCTCTCGGGTTTGATGTCCACAAGAAAAACTACAAG ATGAGACTCCAGAATTTGAAAGCAGGAAGAAAAGGAAACCTTAATGTCGCCACTGAG ATATTTCAAGTGGCACCTAGTTTACATATGGTTGAGGTCCGAAAAGCAAAGGGGGACACATTGGAATTCAATACG ttcTACAAAAGCCTTTCGACCTGTCTGGAAGATGTTGTCTGGAAAACGGAGGAGGACATGAAAGAAGTGCACGTTTGA